The Oryctolagus cuniculus chromosome 12, mOryCun1.1, whole genome shotgun sequence genomic interval aaaaaaaaaaaatattaggcaagaaccctctcgggcttattaatattggggatttagtaataagcccagtGTGAAATCGTAtagcaccccaaattccggtagcacatgtggcaccccggatagcatttctagggaacttcaaggggccacatttcagggtaaattttagggggtcttttctgaTTTCAACAGCAAAGTCTTCTCCAATGTAATCCACTGTGTAAGGACAGCGCCTGTTAACTTTATGCGAAGAAGGCATGAATGGAGGTTATGGCAGCTCTTTGTTCCAATAGCAGAAAAATTggttaagaagaaaaaataagctcTCGGTGGAACAATGCCAAAGAATGCTTGTGCAGCCGTGCACACAGTGaaaattcttcctaccataccggTGAGTGGGAAACAGGGAGCCCCGTGTGCTTGGCGATTGGTaaacccagccccgccccgcacaAGTGCAACACGACCATTTCTAGAGACACTTCGTGGCTTGTTCACGCATAGGAAAACCTTCGCCCTACGTGATGAACCGATAACTGGCTGGAATTTAAACTTTGTGCGCGTGAACAAGTTACAACCACACACGTCAAGCTAAAAGCTCAAGAGAAATCAGATTAGCCTTGCAACACCGGGATTCTGAAGCTTTTCTGGCCAGAACCTTCCACATAGCGTGGTTCAGCCTCGAAAAGGATTAGTCACGGCCAACAGCATTAGGTGGAAATCGCAAGATTGAAGctatttcagccggcgccgcggctcactaggctaatcctccgccttgcggcgccggcacaccgggttctagtcccggtcggggcgccggattctgtcccggttgcccctcttccaggccagctctctgctgtggccagggagtgcagtggaggatggcccaagtgcttgggccctgcaccccatgggagaccaggagaagcacctggctcctgccatcggatcagcgcggtgcgccggccgcagcgcgccggccgcggaggccattggagggtgaaccaatggcaaaaaggaagacctttctctctgtctctctctcactgtccactctgcctgtcaaaataaataaataagtaaataaattaaaaaaaaaaaagattgaagctattttaaaaaaatgcgaAATGTAATGGTTTCAGGAGCGGTTTTTCAGGTTGAGGGGTGACAGCATTGTTGACAGCCGCGTGCAggacagccagggcctggcctaTTGACGACCTCCTGAAAAACAGCTGCTCCACCTGCCACTGACTTCCCTGGAGGCTGCGGGAGGCCGCGGGCCAGGGTCAGACACCCAGCAAGGCTCTTCAGCTTCCAGCTCCGATTCATTCCGGAGGAGGTGTCGCGGGACGCCCTGAGGGGACTTCTGGCCCCAGCCTGTGCGTCAGAGGAAGAACAGCTTCTAAAAGAGCAGCCCGGGGCCGGCCCAGCCAGGAAGACAACCTCCGCCAGCCCGGGCAGGAGGAGGCGGGGGCGGCGCCCGAGGGGCGGGGCcacggcgcgggggcggggcttccGCAGGCGGGGCCGCAGGAAACggcccggggcggggcccggcAGGCTGGCGAAGGTCGGGAGGCGGGGCCGCAGGGACGGCGCCCGCAGAGGCGGTCCCCGGAAGtcggcggccgggggcggggccgggaggcgcGCGCCGGTCAcgtgccggcggcggcggcgtcgcGCTGCGCCGCGCGGCGAAGATGGCGGCCTCCAGCTGGGCTCGCAAGGCCGTGGTCCTGCTTTGTGCGTCCgacctgctgctgctgttgctgctgctgccgccgccgagAGCCTCCGCGGCCGAGGGCCCGGCGGGGACACCTGGCGAGGCTAGTGCCCCTCCtcggaagaagaagaaagacatCCGCGATTACAATGACGCGGACATGGCGCGGCTCCTGGAGCAGTGGGAGGTCCGCCTTGCGCGCGCCCGCCGGGCCTTCGCGTCTCCCTCTGACCCCTTCCCCGCTGCGTCTGGGACCCTTCTGGCTCGTATCCTGGGTTTTTCTAAGCCTCTAACCTCTCGTGGCGGGAGTCCCACCGCCGCTCACCCTCCTTGTTTCGCATACCCTGCGCATCCGGGCCCAGGCCTCTCATCCCAGGGCCAGTCCTCCGGCCACGCCAGTCCCTGGTCGCCCCTGATCGGGGAGCCCTGCAAAGCGAGAGAGAGGCCTTGGgcaccctctgcctccctccctccccgcacCCCCAGTCTCCCGGGTGCTGGGTTGCTGCGATGACCGTTCTCGGGAGGGGTCTCCCCGCTTTCttccagctcctgtctcccaAATCCGTCTAATTTCAGACTTCCCGTATGCTGCGTGTCCCTGCTGGGGGTTTTGTAGCTTTTATGGGCGAGCTTAGGAGGTGGAGAAGTGTACGTGGGCCCGGGGCTCTCCGTCCTgcacctcactttttttttttgcttaatggaACCAGGACTTGTCTGGGGGAGTTTTCTGGCTTGTTTCTTGGAGACGCTGGAGTTTGCAGAcatggcggggggagggggggggcgtGTAGTAAGTTTTTGAGGTCAGGTTCACTGGCCCAGAACCACGTGGAGGCCTTTTTCCTTTCCAAAGGTGGTTGTCCTGCCCGAGTGAttgctggctggggctggagtcGGAGGGTGGACTGGGCAGGGCAGCTCCTCTGTGAGCTTCGGCTTTCCTTTGGAATGAAGGGATCTTGGTGATCAGGGCTGATGGTCCTTACTCGGGTTGCTTCTGTGTCGAGGAGGTGGTAGAACTTGCAGGAGTGAATTTAAGATTCCgcgtgtggccggcgccgcggctcactaggctaatcctccaccttgcggcgccggcacaccgggttctagtcccggtcggagcgccggattctgtctcagtttcccctcttccaggccagctctctgctgtggcccgggagtgcagtggaggatggcccaagtgcttgggccctgcaccccatgggagaccaggagaagcacctggctcctgccatcggatcagcgcggtgtgccggccgcggcggccattggagggtgaaccaacggcaaaggaagatctttctctctgtctctctctctctcactgtccactctgcctgtccaaaaaaaaaaaaaaaaaacactccgcGTGATGCGTTTGGAGCTCGCAGACCTGTGTTTGCACGTTCACCTGCAGTAGATGGGGCGACTGGGGCAGGTGGGAGTGGCTGCACACCACCAGTGGGAGCTGGCCCATTGACGtctctcttgtcttttttttttttttttaagattttatttatttatttgagaggtagagttacagacagtgagagagagagagacacagagagagaaaggtcttctgaccgccagttcactcccccaaattgctgcaatggccggagctgcgccgatccgaagccaggagcttcttcccggtctcccacatggatgcaggggcccaaggacttggaccatcttcccctgctttcccaggccatagcagagagcgggatgggaagaggagcagccgggactagaactggcacccctatgggtcAGATTCTGTCCCTTGACTTTGAAGCCTGTTCCGTGAGCCATTTCGCTCGGCTCCCCCAAACATTGGTGAGCCGAAGTGCGGATGAAAGGTAGCGAGGAAAACCTGGCGCAAGGCAGAAGCTGCAGGGGTACGTGGAGGGAGCAGTGGGAGAGGTGGGTGCTCTTGACAGCCTGTGGGTTGTGAGCAGTAAGGCCACAGCGTGCGCCCGAAGGACGGCTCTGAGTTCAGCGCTGTCTGCTCCTCCAGTGTCTGCAGAGCCAGCTGGCATCCCGCTGTGTGAGCCCTGCAGGCGCGCCCTTCCCCGCAGGGGGGCACATCCATCTCGGGGCTCTTTTTCCCAGGAAGCAGTTGAAACCACGCCCTTTCTTCCCGGCTGGCGTGAGAACCGTTGCCTCCCATGTGTGGAGAGAGGCGAGAACGCCTTCTGCGAAGTTAGTACtaatgcccagcccagcccgtcTGTGTGCGAGGATCACAGGCAGGGGGAGATGTGGAGCCAGAAGTGTGGGTTTGCGCTTCAACTGCAGCGTGAGCGCTTCTGAGACAGTCAGCCccaccagcctcagcctcagtgtAGTCAGCAGAACCTTGTGGGGGGTTCTGAGTGCAGACAGTAAAGTGCCTGCCACATCGCACAGCTGCTCCGTCGTGGTGTTGTCGTCAGAGACCCTCGTGGGGAGAAGAGGGACCGGGAGCTCAGCTTTGTGGTGGGGAAGCCAGCTGACAGTGCCAGGCTGCCGGGGCTGAGGATGGGCTTGTGGGCAGCACGGCCTAGGTGAAGACCAGAGGTTGCCCGTACACCGCGGGCCCCTGTGTTGATGCAGGACTGCCCAGTTCACCTGCATCTGTacggttttcttttttttcctcctgtcaCTGAAATACACACAGGCATGAAACGAAAATCCTGTGTGCACTGGACTTGGGTTCTTGAATCATGTTTTTGTTAGAACAAGTGCTGCTGATGATCCACTGAGTTGCTTTCATGACCGGATCAGTTTAGAAAACATAAAGGCTGGGGTTGgggcggcgtagcaggtaaagccgccgcccacaacgcctgcatcccgtatgagcgccagttcctgtcccggctgctccacttctgatcctgctcccatctaatagcctggggaaagcagtggaagatggcccaagtccttgggcccctgccatccacatgggagacctggaagaagctcctggctcccagcttcagtctggcccagtcccagctgttgcggccatttggggaatgaaccagtggatggaagatctctctatctctttatccctctgtaactctgactttcaagtaaataaatcttttatatatctatatagctCTATTTATAAATGCTGTGAGGTCCCTAGCTAACCAGAAGTTGCGGTTTGCTTTAAGGAGACCATAGCAGATGTTTGGGAGAAGTTGGACAAAATGAGGACAGAAACAGCATGGAAAGCTGACAATGAGGAGTGCTTTAGATTTCTGTAGGGAGACTGGGGTTGgaggccaggtgccaggagcctggcCGCTGAGCGCCCTCTGGGCTTAAATCCCCTGAACACGCCCTAGAGGGGAGGCTGTGTTGGGACCCCTGCGCCCTGTTATTCTCAGATGGCTCAAtggcttgcccaaggccacacagctcaaTGGTAGAACGGGGACCTGAGCCCAGAGCCACCTAACCGCACAGTCCCTGCCGCGTCTGCGGGCGCTGTTAGCGACCCCTTcaaagcagagagaggcagatacggattggggggggggcggagtTGCGAGGGCTGGGGACGCTGGGGAGGCTGCTGTGTTCTGCTGTTCGGTTTGCGGCCGGGGTCCCGGGGCCAGGGCAGTGAGGACTGTGGCCAGGGTGGCGTGGCTGGTTGTGTCGCGTGGAAGCGGGATCCGGGTCTCAGCACTGTGCCCCACCTCCAAGCACTGCTTAGTCTTTCTGTGAAGATTTCTAGCAGTGCGTGTCACCGGGGTCTCGAGCCCTGGCCCGTCAGGGGGCCAAGTAAGAGGGACGTAGCCTTGTTTGATTTTGGCTGCTTTGTCAGGAGTGGCCTCACGGAGTCACAGCTCTGGTACCGCGTGCAGTTCGCCCACGCGGCGCGCACCTCGGGGTGTTGGGAGACTCGTACAGCCCGGACCACATGAGACAGTCTCAGATTTCAGAGTTTCAGGCCCCGGAAAGGAAACCCTCAGCGCTGTTCCCACATCTCCTCCTAGCCTCCAGGCCCCCTAGGCAACGCTCGTCTGTTTTCTGTCTGTTCTGGATTCTTCCATAAAGGCAGTGTGGACGACGGAGTCTGCCTGGCTGCTTTCACCTAGCGgagtgttttcaaggttcatgtGCAGTAATTCATTTCTTACCGCTGTCGCCTTACTCCAAGGAGCCAGGGTCCATGGTTTCAGAACCCGGTTATCTAGATATTTCTTACCTGTCAGTATTTATCCATCTGTTTATACCTGTGTGGACTCAGTGGATCCTTTTTATTAGGTGGTTATAGTCATTACTGTTGTTTGCGGTGGTGCTCAAGTTATTCCAGGCTGGGCCCTGAGGGCTGCTGGGAGGTGGCTCCTGGGTGGGTCTGACACGTTCCAGTTCTTTGCGCatcttcctgctctctgctgcggGGGGTATTTggggggttccaggctcctgttctCATGGCTGGGATTCGCCTTTTCTCCAAGGAACTCTACTCTCTTAAGTCTTCATCCAGGCATCCATTCACCTGCGTGTTTATTATGAAAACCACGAGATGGCTCTTGTACCTGCACAGGGCGCGTCCTTCCTCCTTGGGTGCTGGTAACTTCCTTCCCCGAACTCACTCTCTCCAAGGTTTCCCCTCTGCACTAAGTGTAGACTGCTTGGAAGCTCATTTCCACATTGCTAGCTCATCCCGCCGGGAAAAGCAAACGTTACTAGAGTTGGGTGTTTCCTACAGTCCTAACACAGGTGCAGTGGGGTTATGGACAGGCAGGTGTTGAGCTCAGCGAGTTCTGAGAGATGGATTCGTCTGTGGAATGCACACCCTGTCAGAATACCCACCGTTTCCAACCCCAGAGAGGTCTCTCGGTTGCTTGGGATTCCCTTCCCAGAGACCACCACTGTTCTACTTGGTCATCCTCGGTTTGTTCGCCTGCTCTTGACCTTTACGCACATGGGGTTGTGTATTGCACTGGTGCGTGTGTCTGTCCGTAGTTTTGAGTTCTGCATGTGTCAGCTTGTCCCTCGTTGCTGGCTGGTGTTTATTGTGCACCTTCCCAGAGGGACCCTTTCCACGCGCTGCCTCACTGGGCAGATTCCCAGAGGAGGGACGAGGAGCCACGGGGACTCTGGGTGCTGGGGAGCCGGGGGTGACTGCAGGTCCTCATTTCTGCCTGGAACTTGGACTCCACTCAGAGGCCACGAGAGCGGGACGCGGTAACAGGGCAGATACGTCGTCGGGGCTGGGGGGTTGCCTGTCCGTTGAAGAATGAGCTTCTGACTGTGGTTTGATGCTTCCCCTGTCGTGGTAGAAAGATGATGACATTGAGGAAGGGGATCTTCCAGAGCACAAGAGACCCTCGGCGCCTGTGGACTTCTCAAAGATAGACCCGGGCAAGCCCGAGAGCATCCTGAAGATGACCAAGAAGGGGAAGACCCTCATGATGTTCGTCACCGTGTCCGGGAGCCCCACGGAGAAGGAGACCGAGGAGATCACCAGCCTCTGgcagggcagtctcttcaacgcCAACTACGACGTCCAGAGGTGAGCCCCgcggggaggaggggggcagTGCCGGGCTGCCGAGAGACCCCGCGGTGGGGGGGCAGTGCCGGGCTGCCGAGAGACCCCGCGGTGGGGGGGCAGTGCCGGGCTGCCGAGAGACCCCGCGGTGGGGGGGCAGTGCCGGGCTGCCGAGAGACCCCGCGGTGGGGGGGCAGTGCCGGGCTGCCAAGAGACCCCGCGGtgggggggcagtgctgggctGCCGAGAGACCCCGCGGGTGGGCAGTGCCTGGGCTGCCGAGAGACCCCACGGTGGGACAGTGCTGGGCTGCCGAGAGACCCCGCGGGTGGGACAGTGCCGGGCTGCCGAGAGACCCCGCGGGTGGGCAGTGCCCGGGCTGCCTAGAGACCCCGCGGGTGGGCAGTGCCGGGCTGCCGAGAGACCCCCATGGTGGGACAGCACCCGGGCTGCCGAAAGACCCCGCGGGTGGGCAGTGCCCGGGCTGCCGAGAGACCCCACGGTGGGACAGTGCCCAGGCTGCCGAGAGACCCTACAGTGGGGTAGTACCTGGGCCTGCCGAGAGACCCCACGGTGGGACAGTGCCCAGGTCTGCCGAGAGACCCCATGGTATCCTGGGCCTGCTGGCCGTCTTGCCCAGGGCCCGGGCCTTTCCTAGCTCTGATCTCTTCATCCAGTTCCTTGTTCTTTAAAGGATGTGTCCCCTGGCCGAGGCAGGGAGGTGGGCGGCTCTCTCAGCCTAAGCCCTTGTGGCTGTAGCGTTGATTTCAGGTGTACAGAGTGTAAGCGCCTCACTGGAGCACGAGGTGGCTACACTTTAGCCGTTGTGAGCAGCTGCGCTCCTTGGACCAGGCTGCTGACAAGGACTGAAGCAGTGGCCCTCACAAGCCATGTGAGGAAATGCCCCCCCTGCCCGTAGCAGCAGGGCTGCCCTCTGGGGGTCTTCCGCTCTTAGTTTAGGCTGGGCGACAGGATGGAGCCCTCAGAGACCGTTGGGCCTGCAGAGCTGTGTCACATGAACAGACGCATGAGAGCAGGTGGTGTTCCGGTGGTGCTGGCCCTGAAGCCCCCAGGTCTCTGGGGAAGGGGAGCACTGTCAGCTGCAGATGAGATATGTGGTGCAGCCCCTCCGGAAGGGAAGGGCCACGCCCCCTGGTCACCTTGGTGGTCCccgatccccccccccccccactttgctTCCAAGGGGCCTGTGGAGTGTGGCCAGGCCGGCCACTGGCAGTCATCCTCTGGGCGAGCTGAGTGCCCTTTGCCAGGAAGGGCGTCTTTGATCTTGACCTACTAAGCCAGTGGCTCTTAGGCTTGCTCAGCAGGAGTTTTTATCTAGTACACTTTAACAGAATGCTTCCAGTGAAGCAGATACAGTGGGAGCTGCCGCCTTGCCTCCCAGCCTTGAGCCCCTGTGCAGCCTCCCAAGgagcttcccctctctctgtctctgtctctctcggtttttatttgtttatttgagagccagagcgggactccctgaatgcccacaacagccagggctcggtgGGGTAGGACCTGGAAGCCagctccgtgtgggtggcagggacccagcgccTGAGCCCCACTGCCGCCTTCCAGGCTGcaggctggcaggaagctggcgatGGGAACTGAAGCCGGTCCCTCCTGCGTGGGACACGGGGTGTAACTGCCGGGCCATACACCTGCACCTGCGAGCGCTTCTCCAGCCGGAGCAGCCGCTGAACCCACGGCAGTGTCTGCTTCTGCTCTGGGCTGAGCGGGAAGTTCAGTGGATGTCAGTAGATACTAGGCCTTGGGAAACAGTTTTAGTTTGTGTCCTGTATCCGTGGAGAATTCGGAATCAGCCTTTTTCGTTCTGTGGGTCAGGTGCTACAGAGTTGCTCAGAGCTGCTGGCCACTGGCAGCGCGCGTGCTCACGGTGTCACTGTGTCCGTCCAGGTTCATCGTGGGCTCAGACCGCGCCATCTTCATGCTGCGGGACGGCGGTTACGCCTGGGAGATCAAGGACTTCCTCGTCAGCCAAGACAGGTGCGCCGACGTCACGCTGGAGGGGCAGGTGTATCCTGGCAAAGGAGGAGGGGACaaggagaaaaacagaacaaagcaggacaaggggagaaagaagaaagaaggagagccGAAGGCCCGGGCCTCCAAGGATGACAATCGAGCCCGGAGTAAGAGGGAGGACTTGTGACAGGCGGCGCTGGCGCTCTGCGGAGCAGCGGGCGGCGCGTGGCTGGGCGGGAGCCGGCTCAAGGTACCAGCCTCGCCCCTGCAGAAGGGGTCTGCCGCACGCCCCGGGTGCGGTCAGCGTGAGATCCCCGCCCAGCCGCGTCAGGGGGACAGCGGTGTTGCGTTCTCATCAGCGTTGGACACAGGATTCACGGTGTCTGCACAGTCACCTTCCCCAGGAACTCGGCTGCGGCCCGTCCCCGTTCCGCCCGCCGGGTCGTGGCTGGGGGCCGCCACCTCCTTCGGTACCCCGCTGGGTCCCTGTCCCTTTTCTAGTCACTAACGAGGCAAGCTGGTGAGGTGGGTGACGGACCCGAGTCAGCCTGTGAGACCCGCtgcgggggctgggcaggggctgtggtgggGGAGCCTGGGGCCCGCAGGAAGTGCAGGCAGCGGAAGCCCATGTCGCCTGTGCTCTGAGGCTCACTAGAGAGACCTCTCGGTGCTGGCGTGGACGGTCACTCATCGGCCATGGTCACGGTCATGGTGACGGTCACAGTCACGGTCACAGAGTCCtcggcggggcggggtggggcccgCTCACCTCACTCACAGTGTTCCTCAAGGCTGAAGTGCCTGGTGCGCGGTGTTGCTGTGCGGTACCAACGCGACGGCTGCTCCGCGTGGCTGCCtccgctgccccctgctggagtcCACTCCGAATAGGAGAGCATTTGTACACAGGTGTCGTTTTTAAAATCTACagttctttggggaaaaaaaagaaaaaa includes:
- the MESD gene encoding LRP chaperone MESD; translation: MAASSWARKAVVLLCASDLLLLLLLLPPPRASAAEGPAGTPGEASAPPRKKKKDIRDYNDADMARLLEQWEKDDDIEEGDLPEHKRPSAPVDFSKIDPGKPESILKMTKKGKTLMMFVTVSGSPTEKETEEITSLWQGSLFNANYDVQRFIVGSDRAIFMLRDGGYAWEIKDFLVSQDRCADVTLEGQVYPGKGGGDKEKNRTKQDKGRKKKEGEPKARASKDDNRARSKREDL